The Scyliorhinus canicula unplaced genomic scaffold, sScyCan1.1, whole genome shotgun sequence genomic interval aaagaagctccacacgcTCCTCACagttcttgttggaggtgaggatggaagagacaggggagagcgagagtacttcaaaaggaacaaacttgtgtcagagatattaaaaagtttcaacacactgcgtatttaacacaaatctaatttatttgacttttaggcAGAATATCagtccctgtaaatgggctggagtttgttatcagctgaaagagacccaaatgaacatggttcagtcctgaatgtgaagaacagcaaaatccaatcactgtggttacttgtggcctcgttggtgtttcagcaggttgaaagactgagtgaatcccttcccaaacttggagcaggtgaacggcctataCCTTgcgtgaattcgctggtgcaTTTGCATgttagataactgagtgaatccattcccacacttggagcaggtgaatggcctctccccagtattaACTTACTGATGCTTCTGCAGgtcagatgactgagtgaatcccttcccacacggtgcgcaggggaatggcctctccccagtgtgaattcgctgatgtacagtgaggtcagacgatcgcctgaacccagtcccgcagtgagagcacctgaatggtctttcgtcagtgtgaacacgttgatggcgtaTCAGATCCCCAGGACTTTTATAGCTCTTCacacagtctggacattggaacggtctctcatcagtgtgaactcgctggtgactcagcaggttggatgaccgagtgaatcctttcccacactgggagcaggtgaatggcctctctccggtgtgaattcgctgatgtacaatgaggtcagatgatcgtctgaacccagtcccgcattgagagcacctgaacggtttctcatcagtgtgaacacgttgatggcgaaTCAGATCCCCAGGACTTTTATAGCTCTTCacacagtctggacattggaacggtctcttatcagtgtgaacccactggtgtctcagcaggtgggatgaattaataaatcccttcccacacttggagcaggtgaatggtctcaccccagtgtgactgcgtcgatgagtttccagcagggatgggtaagtgaatcctttcccacagtccgcacatttccaggGTTTCTCCTCGCTGTGACTGCATTtatggcttgtgaggcctgatgatcgagcgaatcctcgtccacacacacaacacgtgtatgGTTTCCCCGCACTGTGAAAAATGCTTTCATGTTCCATGATATTCCGAATATGATAAATTGAagtctctgtcagatcctgatgttatgcttggtttgagtttccggactttgaagcctccccttcgaacaccctgtgaaactgatttaaaacagaaaatagggagtgagagaaaacccacaaaaacacaaaggcaggttgtgaaattgagctgaatgaatctggccaCTTGTAGACTGGccgacactgggaaaaagtgaccgtGAAAACTGCTGGATCGTCATAAAAGCCCAACTGGCctctgggaggagagagaaagaggtgaagagggattttgtatatctacaagccagattaaagagaatagatggcaaagcaaattcgatcttgagcttcatGGACAGTAATATTGATgccaaaactatgcttctggtggcacggtggttagcactgttgcctcacagtgccagggacctgggttcaattccagccttgatgactgtgtggaatttgcactttctccccatgtctgcgtgggtttccacccggtgctcaggtttcctccaacagtccaaagaagggcaagttaggtggattgaccttgataaattgccccttagtgtccagggatgtgcaggttaggttgtgcTGTGGGGTTACAAGGACAGGGTAGTGGTGTGGGTCTAGACAGGCTGCCCGTCCAgagagtcggtgtagactcgatgggctgaatggcctccttctgcactgtaggaattctatggttctaattctattcaatgaatctttataaagctctggtcaccactcttcaggaaggatatgaaggttcttggagaaggtgcagagaattgccagaatggttccagcaaaggaggttgaggggagatttgattcaggtccacaagattatgcgaggtttccatcgggtggacaaagaaactctgtttccattcactgatcgtacgagcactaggtagacagatttaaagttttgggtaaaagcTGGATTGatctatataagatcctgaggggtcttgacaagtttgatgtggagaggatgtttcctcttgtgggagaatcgagaacgagggtatcactgttgcaaaataaggagtcacccatttcagatggagatgaggattttttattCTCGAGGGTTGTAAAACTTTGGAAATCACGTCCTTAAAAGGCAGTAGGAGCAGAGTCCGTGAATCTTTTTAAGGCAgaactggatagattcttgatgagcaagggggtgaaaggtcatcaggggtaggcaggaatgtggaactGAGGTTAGAATGAGGtcagccgcaatcttattgaatgccgagtaggctcgaggggccgagtggcctgatcctagtttgtatgtaaaaggtacaggagatatgaggtgatatgagaaatgtttttacacagtgaccggcaatgacctgaaacttgctgccgATCAGGGAGTTTGAAAACAGACACAATGAATGATTTGATTTGTAAAGGAAATtggatttgagggaaataaacctgcgaggatacagggatggagcaggagaatgggactgactggattgctccagagagctagcatggattcaatgggccgaatgccattctctgtgccatcatgtctctgactcGTTTGTGTAATCTCgttttgtaatttaaccccggggggttcagatatcactcaggtaaatctgtgctacattccctccgaggccattctatccttcctcaggcttgttgcccagaactgaacacagttctccaggtttggtctaaccagggtttgagaatctcggggcttttccagtcacactgagacctgaaatcttccctcacagacagaacagacaaaccttttaccttccacacccagatgctgctgaaattcaggttctgatgaatcgagtgactctgtcagatcgcgatgtgacgtttggtttgcgtttcccgtctgttaaacctccacttccagtatcctataaatttacagaaacctcactgtcagtttaggatagaaattcccaacattctctcctcgccaactttgattaaatgtattcctggaggtttgatcacatgacctgcccccatcctccagccattaatcggtcgacacatccatccttgtgacacactgccttcttcggccaattgggaagcagaaggactcattaccttacaggacagtggttgactgtcagccaatcaacctttatcccattttcaatatcTGAAGAGAAATATTCAAAAATCTCCTTTACTGTCCCAATGATTTTCTCGACACCCAGGTATGAAGctcaccaaggcagaaggtaaaatttgattTCATTCAAAGTTTATTGATGACAatggaaccattgtcgattgttgcaaagacccatcaggttcactcctgtccttcagtgaaggaaatcttctatccttacctggtctggcctacatgtgattccagatccacagtcagctgGTTCACTCTTAAAATGCTCTGAGATGcactcagttcatgggcaattagggatgggcagtgaatgctggcccagccagcgacacccacatcccgggaatgaacagaaaaaaaaatctgccatccttacctggtctggccgacacgattccaaaccacagcaatgtggttgactctttaaatgccctccgagatggccgagccagccactcggtttgagggaaattagggatgggcaataaatgttggcccccagccagtgactcccacaaattattcaaataaaatcctggagactccagtcagtcaatctgGGAAAGTTGGCAACCGGTCCAGGCTCGCAGCACATGCGCCCTGCGGCAccttgtcctctgtaaagatggcagccggtaacccgggcctgtcaccgctcagctctcactctgttcGGTGCCCGTTAAGACCGCACCGTTAACATTTTACTCGGGAGTTGAAGCCTCCTCAGGGTTTTTCTGAAGCCTCCCCAAGTCACTCCGCAGCTTCTATTGCTTCCCGGCTACCCACCGGCTCCATTTCTTTGCACACATGAAGTGTGTGGGTGATCTCCCTCTGAACTGCACATTAGATTAATTAATGACTAACTCATATTTATTGTTATCCAATGTAAACATCTTCCACTTGTCTATCATATCAAACCTTTTCATAATCTTGCAGGATCAGGTCATCCTTCATTCCCTTTTCCAAAGAAAAGGTTATgccctgtccaatctttcttgcTGGGTATAACCTGCCAGTTCAGGCATAATTCAAATATCTTTTCCTGCATCTTCTCCAGTCCTTCGAGATCCATTTTACAATATGGAGACTTTAACTAATCTGAGCAGCAAATTCACTGTTGCACCAAATGCCTGTATGTTGCAGCATTTTAGTCATTTTACTGTTAGCTGAATGTAAGATGGGACAGAACAAGATCCAACGAGCCAGTCTGTAACACTGCAGAGCATCTACAAAC includes:
- the LOC119961621 gene encoding zinc finger protein 436-like, whose protein sequence is MEHESIFHSAGKPYTCCVCGRGFARSSGLTSHKCSHSEEKPWKCADCGKGFTYPSLLETHRRSHTGVRPFTCSKCGKGFINSSHLLRHQWVHTDKRPFQCPDCVKSYKSPGDLIRHQRVHTDEKPFRCSQCGTGFRRSSDLIVHQRIHTGERPFTCSQCGKGFTRSSNLLSHQRVHTDERPFQCPDCVKSYKSPGDLIRHQRVHTDERPFRCSHCGTGFRRSSDLTVHQRIHTGERPFPCAPCGKGFTQSSDLQKHQ